From one Salmo salar chromosome ssa09, Ssal_v3.1, whole genome shotgun sequence genomic stretch:
- the LOC106610675 gene encoding heterogeneous nuclear ribonucleoprotein R isoform X2 — protein sequence MEARTVPTSSGKPSQKSGGCYSSKGGINSILIPMRCSTSRRMAAKVNGTSALVKEDEEPMDITVTHTEFYQTLIDAGLPQKVAESLDKIFQTGLVAYTDLDERAIDALREFNEEGALSVLLQFKESDLSHVQNKSAFLCGVMKTYRQREKQGSKVQESTKGPDETKIKALLERTGYTLDVTTGQRKYGGPPPDEVYSRAQPGIGTEVFVGKIPRDLYEDELVPLFEKAGPIWDLRLMMDPLLSGQNRGYAFITFCNKDAALEAVKLCDNYEIRSGKYLGVCISVANNRLFVGSIPKNKTRESILEDFSKVTEGLMEVILYHQPDDKKKNRGFCFLEYEDHKSAAQARRRLMSGKVKVWGNPVTVEWADPVDEPDPEIMAKVKVLFVRNLATPVTEELLEKTFSQFGKLERVKKLKDYAFVHFEDRDAAVKAMQEMNCKELEGEEIEIVLAKPPDKKRKERQAQRQPTRTTGYDDYYYYYPALRMPPPMRGRGRGGRGGYSYPPDYYGYEDYYDDYYSGGYDYHDYRGGYDDPYYGGYDDVYAPRGRGRVNRGAPPPSRGRGPPAPRGRGGYVQRGAPMGVPRGSRGGRGGPAQLQRGRGIRGARGNRGGNVGGKRKADGYNQPDSKRRQTNNQNWGSQPIAQQPLQQGGDYSGEDARTAAVE from the exons atggaagcaagaactgttccaacatctagtggaaagccttcccagaagagtggaggctgttatagcagcaaaggggggataaactccatattaatacccatgagatgttcgacgagcag GAGAATGGCAGCTAAGGTGAATGGCACTTCAGCTCTGGTTAAAGAGGATGAGGAGCCCATGGACAtaactgtaacacacacagagtTCTACCAGACCCTTATAGACGCAGGCCTTCCACAGAAAGTGGCAGAGAGCCTGGATAAGATATTTCAGACTG GACTGGTGGCTTACACTGACCTGGATGAGAGAGCCATTGACGCCCTCAGGGAGTTCAATGAGGAGGGAGCCCTGTCAGTGTTACTGCAGTTCAAGGAGAGTGACCTGTCACATGTGCAG aacaaAAGTGCGTTTCTCTGTGGCGTGATGAAGACATACAGACAGCGAGAAAAGCAAGGAAGTAAAGTTCAAGAATCCACAAAGGGACCTGATGAGACTAAGATAAAG GCTCTTCTGGAAAGAACAGGTTACACTTTGGATGTCACCACAGGACAGAGGAAGTATGGGGGGCCTCCACCTGACGAGGTGTACTCAAGGGCCCAGCCTGGTATCGGAACAGAG GTATTTGTCGGCAAGATCCCCAGGGACCTGTATGAGGATGAGCTGGTCCCTCTGTTTGAGAAAGCCGGGCCCATTTGGGACCTGCGTCTGATGATGGACCCCCTTCTCTCGGGTCAGAACAGAGGATATGCCTTCATCACCTTCTGCAATAAAGATGCTGCCCTAGAGGCCGTCAAGCTT TGTGATAATTATGAAATCCGGTCAggtaaatacctgggtgtctgcaTCTCTGTCGCAAACAATCGTCTGTTTGTTGGGTCAATTCCAAAGAACAAGACAAGAGAAAGCATATTGGAAGATTTCAGCAAAGTCACAG AGGGCCTCATGGAGGTGAtactctaccaccagccagatgACAAAAAGAAAAATCGTGGCTTCTGTTTCTTGGAATACGAGGACCACAAGTCTGCAGCCCAGGCCCGTCGCCGCCTCATGAGCGGCAAGGTGAAGGTGTGGGGGAACCCTGTTACTGTTGAGTGGGCAGACCCAGTAGACGAACCGGATCCAGAGATTATGGCAAAG GTAAAAGTGCTGTTTGTGAGGAACCTGGCCACACCAGTCACAGAGGAACTCCTGGAGAAAACCTTCTCCCAGTTTGGGAAGTTGGAACGGGTCAAGAAACTGAAAGATTATGCCTTTGTGCACTTTGAGGACAGAGATGCTGCCGTGAAG GCAATGCAAGAAATGAACTGCAAAGAATTGGaaggtgaggagatagagattgTTCTGGCAAAGCCTCCGGACAAGAAGAGGAAAGAGCGGCAGGCCCAGAGACAGCCAACCAGGACAACAGG GTATGatgattactactactactatcctgctCTACGCATGCCACCTCCCATGCGAGGCAGGGGGAGAGGCGGGAGAGGTGGATATTCATACCCACCGGACTACTACGGTTATGAGGACTACTATGATGATTACTACAGTGGTGGTTACGACTACCATGACTACAGAGGTGGCTACGACGACCCTTACTACGGTGGTTACGATGATGTCTACGCTCCGAGAGGAAGGGGCAGGGTGAATCGAGGTGCCCCCCCCCCTTCCAGAGGCCGAGGACCACCAGCCCCTCGTGGCAGAGGTGGCTACGTCCAAAGGGGGGCTCCTATGGGCGTACCGAGGGGGAGCCGTGGGGGCCGGGGAGGCCCGGCCCAGCTGCAGAGGGGCCGCGGCATCAGAGGGGCCAGGGGGAACCGCGGGGGCAACGTGGGCGGGAAGAGGAAGGCTGACGGTTACAACCAACCGGACTCCAAGCGCCGGCAGACCAACAACCAGAACTGGGGCTCCCAACCCATTGCCCAGCAACCCCTGCAACAAGGTGGCGACTATTCTG GTGAAGACGCGAGAACGGCAGCGGTTGAGTGA
- the LOC106610675 gene encoding heterogeneous nuclear ribonucleoprotein R isoform X1 → MRCSTSRRMAAKVNGTSALVKEDEEPMDITVTHTEFYQTLIDAGLPQKVAESLDKIFQTGLVAYTDLDERAIDALREFNEEGALSVLLQFKESDLSHVQNKSAFLCGVMKTYRQREKQGSKVQESTKGPDETKIKALLERTGYTLDVTTGQRKYGGPPPDEVYSRAQPGIGTEVFVGKIPRDLYEDELVPLFEKAGPIWDLRLMMDPLLSGQNRGYAFITFCNKDAALEAVKLCDNYEIRSGKYLGVCISVANNRLFVGSIPKNKTRESILEDFSKVTEGLMEVILYHQPDDKKKNRGFCFLEYEDHKSAAQARRRLMSGKVKVWGNPVTVEWADPVDEPDPEIMAKVKVLFVRNLATPVTEELLEKTFSQFGKLERVKKLKDYAFVHFEDRDAAVKAMQEMNCKELEGEEIEIVLAKPPDKKRKERQAQRQPTRTTGYDDYYYYYPALRMPPPMRGRGRGGRGGYSYPPDYYGYEDYYDDYYSGGYDYHDYRGGYDDPYYGGYDDVYAPRGRGRVNRGAPPPSRGRGPPAPRGRGGYVQRGAPMGVPRGSRGGRGGPAQLQRGRGIRGARGNRGGNVGGKRKADGYNQPDSKRRQTNNQNWGSQPIAQQPLQQGGDYSGNYGYDNDNQEFYQDSYGQQWK, encoded by the exons atgagatgttcgacgagcag GAGAATGGCAGCTAAGGTGAATGGCACTTCAGCTCTGGTTAAAGAGGATGAGGAGCCCATGGACAtaactgtaacacacacagagtTCTACCAGACCCTTATAGACGCAGGCCTTCCACAGAAAGTGGCAGAGAGCCTGGATAAGATATTTCAGACTG GACTGGTGGCTTACACTGACCTGGATGAGAGAGCCATTGACGCCCTCAGGGAGTTCAATGAGGAGGGAGCCCTGTCAGTGTTACTGCAGTTCAAGGAGAGTGACCTGTCACATGTGCAG aacaaAAGTGCGTTTCTCTGTGGCGTGATGAAGACATACAGACAGCGAGAAAAGCAAGGAAGTAAAGTTCAAGAATCCACAAAGGGACCTGATGAGACTAAGATAAAG GCTCTTCTGGAAAGAACAGGTTACACTTTGGATGTCACCACAGGACAGAGGAAGTATGGGGGGCCTCCACCTGACGAGGTGTACTCAAGGGCCCAGCCTGGTATCGGAACAGAG GTATTTGTCGGCAAGATCCCCAGGGACCTGTATGAGGATGAGCTGGTCCCTCTGTTTGAGAAAGCCGGGCCCATTTGGGACCTGCGTCTGATGATGGACCCCCTTCTCTCGGGTCAGAACAGAGGATATGCCTTCATCACCTTCTGCAATAAAGATGCTGCCCTAGAGGCCGTCAAGCTT TGTGATAATTATGAAATCCGGTCAggtaaatacctgggtgtctgcaTCTCTGTCGCAAACAATCGTCTGTTTGTTGGGTCAATTCCAAAGAACAAGACAAGAGAAAGCATATTGGAAGATTTCAGCAAAGTCACAG AGGGCCTCATGGAGGTGAtactctaccaccagccagatgACAAAAAGAAAAATCGTGGCTTCTGTTTCTTGGAATACGAGGACCACAAGTCTGCAGCCCAGGCCCGTCGCCGCCTCATGAGCGGCAAGGTGAAGGTGTGGGGGAACCCTGTTACTGTTGAGTGGGCAGACCCAGTAGACGAACCGGATCCAGAGATTATGGCAAAG GTAAAAGTGCTGTTTGTGAGGAACCTGGCCACACCAGTCACAGAGGAACTCCTGGAGAAAACCTTCTCCCAGTTTGGGAAGTTGGAACGGGTCAAGAAACTGAAAGATTATGCCTTTGTGCACTTTGAGGACAGAGATGCTGCCGTGAAG GCAATGCAAGAAATGAACTGCAAAGAATTGGaaggtgaggagatagagattgTTCTGGCAAAGCCTCCGGACAAGAAGAGGAAAGAGCGGCAGGCCCAGAGACAGCCAACCAGGACAACAGG GTATGatgattactactactactatcctgctCTACGCATGCCACCTCCCATGCGAGGCAGGGGGAGAGGCGGGAGAGGTGGATATTCATACCCACCGGACTACTACGGTTATGAGGACTACTATGATGATTACTACAGTGGTGGTTACGACTACCATGACTACAGAGGTGGCTACGACGACCCTTACTACGGTGGTTACGATGATGTCTACGCTCCGAGAGGAAGGGGCAGGGTGAATCGAGGTGCCCCCCCCCCTTCCAGAGGCCGAGGACCACCAGCCCCTCGTGGCAGAGGTGGCTACGTCCAAAGGGGGGCTCCTATGGGCGTACCGAGGGGGAGCCGTGGGGGCCGGGGAGGCCCGGCCCAGCTGCAGAGGGGCCGCGGCATCAGAGGGGCCAGGGGGAACCGCGGGGGCAACGTGGGCGGGAAGAGGAAGGCTGACGGTTACAACCAACCGGACTCCAAGCGCCGGCAGACCAACAACCAGAACTGGGGCTCCCAACCCATTGCCCAGCAACCCCTGCAACAAGGTGGCGACTATTCTGGTAACTATGGTTACGATAATGACAACCAGGAGTTTTACCAAGATTCTTATGGGCAACAATGGAAGTAG
- the LOC106610675 gene encoding heterogeneous nuclear ribonucleoprotein R isoform X3 encodes MAAKVNGTSALVKEDEEPMDITVTHTEFYQTLIDAGLPQKVAESLDKIFQTGLVAYTDLDERAIDALREFNEEGALSVLLQFKESDLSHVQNKSAFLCGVMKTYRQREKQGSKVQESTKGPDETKIKALLERTGYTLDVTTGQRKYGGPPPDEVYSRAQPGIGTEVFVGKIPRDLYEDELVPLFEKAGPIWDLRLMMDPLLSGQNRGYAFITFCNKDAALEAVKLCDNYEIRSGKYLGVCISVANNRLFVGSIPKNKTRESILEDFSKVTEGLMEVILYHQPDDKKKNRGFCFLEYEDHKSAAQARRRLMSGKVKVWGNPVTVEWADPVDEPDPEIMAKVKVLFVRNLATPVTEELLEKTFSQFGKLERVKKLKDYAFVHFEDRDAAVKAMQEMNCKELEGEEIEIVLAKPPDKKRKERQAQRQPTRTTGYDDYYYYYPALRMPPPMRGRGRGGRGGYSYPPDYYGYEDYYDDYYSGGYDYHDYRGGYDDPYYGGYDDVYAPRGRGRVNRGAPPPSRGRGPPAPRGRGGYVQRGAPMGVPRGSRGGRGGPAQLQRGRGIRGARGNRGGNVGGKRKADGYNQPDSKRRQTNNQNWGSQPIAQQPLQQGGDYSGNYGYDNDNQEFYQDSYGQQWK; translated from the exons ATGGCAGCTAAGGTGAATGGCACTTCAGCTCTGGTTAAAGAGGATGAGGAGCCCATGGACAtaactgtaacacacacagagtTCTACCAGACCCTTATAGACGCAGGCCTTCCACAGAAAGTGGCAGAGAGCCTGGATAAGATATTTCAGACTG GACTGGTGGCTTACACTGACCTGGATGAGAGAGCCATTGACGCCCTCAGGGAGTTCAATGAGGAGGGAGCCCTGTCAGTGTTACTGCAGTTCAAGGAGAGTGACCTGTCACATGTGCAG aacaaAAGTGCGTTTCTCTGTGGCGTGATGAAGACATACAGACAGCGAGAAAAGCAAGGAAGTAAAGTTCAAGAATCCACAAAGGGACCTGATGAGACTAAGATAAAG GCTCTTCTGGAAAGAACAGGTTACACTTTGGATGTCACCACAGGACAGAGGAAGTATGGGGGGCCTCCACCTGACGAGGTGTACTCAAGGGCCCAGCCTGGTATCGGAACAGAG GTATTTGTCGGCAAGATCCCCAGGGACCTGTATGAGGATGAGCTGGTCCCTCTGTTTGAGAAAGCCGGGCCCATTTGGGACCTGCGTCTGATGATGGACCCCCTTCTCTCGGGTCAGAACAGAGGATATGCCTTCATCACCTTCTGCAATAAAGATGCTGCCCTAGAGGCCGTCAAGCTT TGTGATAATTATGAAATCCGGTCAggtaaatacctgggtgtctgcaTCTCTGTCGCAAACAATCGTCTGTTTGTTGGGTCAATTCCAAAGAACAAGACAAGAGAAAGCATATTGGAAGATTTCAGCAAAGTCACAG AGGGCCTCATGGAGGTGAtactctaccaccagccagatgACAAAAAGAAAAATCGTGGCTTCTGTTTCTTGGAATACGAGGACCACAAGTCTGCAGCCCAGGCCCGTCGCCGCCTCATGAGCGGCAAGGTGAAGGTGTGGGGGAACCCTGTTACTGTTGAGTGGGCAGACCCAGTAGACGAACCGGATCCAGAGATTATGGCAAAG GTAAAAGTGCTGTTTGTGAGGAACCTGGCCACACCAGTCACAGAGGAACTCCTGGAGAAAACCTTCTCCCAGTTTGGGAAGTTGGAACGGGTCAAGAAACTGAAAGATTATGCCTTTGTGCACTTTGAGGACAGAGATGCTGCCGTGAAG GCAATGCAAGAAATGAACTGCAAAGAATTGGaaggtgaggagatagagattgTTCTGGCAAAGCCTCCGGACAAGAAGAGGAAAGAGCGGCAGGCCCAGAGACAGCCAACCAGGACAACAGG GTATGatgattactactactactatcctgctCTACGCATGCCACCTCCCATGCGAGGCAGGGGGAGAGGCGGGAGAGGTGGATATTCATACCCACCGGACTACTACGGTTATGAGGACTACTATGATGATTACTACAGTGGTGGTTACGACTACCATGACTACAGAGGTGGCTACGACGACCCTTACTACGGTGGTTACGATGATGTCTACGCTCCGAGAGGAAGGGGCAGGGTGAATCGAGGTGCCCCCCCCCCTTCCAGAGGCCGAGGACCACCAGCCCCTCGTGGCAGAGGTGGCTACGTCCAAAGGGGGGCTCCTATGGGCGTACCGAGGGGGAGCCGTGGGGGCCGGGGAGGCCCGGCCCAGCTGCAGAGGGGCCGCGGCATCAGAGGGGCCAGGGGGAACCGCGGGGGCAACGTGGGCGGGAAGAGGAAGGCTGACGGTTACAACCAACCGGACTCCAAGCGCCGGCAGACCAACAACCAGAACTGGGGCTCCCAACCCATTGCCCAGCAACCCCTGCAACAAGGTGGCGACTATTCTGGTAACTATGGTTACGATAATGACAACCAGGAGTTTTACCAAGATTCTTATGGGCAACAATGGAAGTAG
- the LOC106610677 gene encoding 60S ribosomal protein L13a, which produces MADRFNKVLLLDGRGHLLGRLAAIVAKQVLLGHKVVVVRCEGINISGNFYRNKLKYLAFLRKRMNTNPSRGPYHFRAPSRIFWRTVRGMLPHKTKRGQAALERLKVFDGVPPPYDKRKRMVVPAALKIVRLKPTRKFALLGRLAHEVGWKYQAITATLEEKRKEKAKIRYTKKKTEIKLSKLAEKNVESKISKYTAVLKQYGVLV; this is translated from the exons ATGGCGGACCGGTTCAATAAG GTTCTGCTGCTTGATGGCAGAGGCCATCTACTTGGTCGTCTTGCTGCCATTGTGGCGAAGCAAGTTCTGCTGG GACACAAGGTGGTAGTTGTGAGATGTGAGGGTATCAACATCTCTGGGAACTTCTACCGTAACAAAT TGAAGTACCTGGCTTTCCTGCGTAAAAGGATGAACACCAACCCCTCTCGTGGACCATACCATTTCAGAGCTCCCAGCAGAATCTTCTGGAGGACCGTAAGGG GCATGCTCCCTCACAAAACCAAAAGAGGACAGGCTGCATTGGAAAGGTTGAAGGTGTTCGATGGTGTCCCCCCTCCTTATGACAAG AGGAAGCGCATGGTCGTACCTGCCGCCCTGAAGATTGTGCGTCTGAAGCCCACTCGCAAG TTTGCCCTCCTTGGACGTCTGGCCCATGAGGTTGGCTGGAAGTACCAGGCTATCACAGCCACTTTggaagagaagaggaaagagaaggCCAAGATCCGGTACACCAAGAAAAAGACAGAGATCAAGCTGTCAAAGCTGGCAGAGAAGAACGTGGAGAGCAAGATTTCAAAGTACACTGCTGTCCTTAAACAATACGGTGTCCTTGTCTGA
- the LOC106610705 gene encoding ATPase inhibitor B, mitochondrial: MARFLRPDVRSLLTTQLRMTSDQLGELGKGAGKGGGGGGSVREAGGALGKKQAAEEEMYFRRKEQEQLAALKQHHQEEIDHHKKEISRLQREIDRHKGKIRKLNHDD, encoded by the exons ATGGCAAGATTTTTGAGACCTGACGTTAGGAGTCTACTCACCACACAGCTAAGGATGACATCTGACCAG CTCGGTGAGTTGGGCAAAGGTGCAGGGAAAGGAGGGGGTGGCGGAGGATCTgtcagagaggcaggaggagcCCTTGGAAAGAAACAGGCCGCAGAGGAGGAAATGTACTTCAG ACGAAAAGAGCAGGAGCAGTTGGCTGCACTGAAGCAGCACCACCAAGAGGAGATTGATCACCACAAGAAGGAGATTTCGAGACTGCAGCGCGAGATTGACCGTCACAAGGGGAAAATTAGGAAGCTGAATCATGATGATTGA
- the face1 gene encoding CAAX prenyl protease 1 homolog, with amino-acid sequence METILDLPIENKIFYAVLVFSWTVYLWEAYLAYRQRRIYRSTMHVPQELGKIMDTDTFEKSRLYQLDKSNFSFWSGLYSETEGTLILLLGGIPFLWKVAGTVTARFGLGPEYEIFQSLSFLMLATLFSAFTGLPWSIYNTFVIEEKHGFNQQTLGFFLKDAVKKFIVTQCILLPVTSLLLYIIKIGGDFFFIYAWLFTLGVSLVLVTIYADYIAPLFDKFTPLPEGELKEEIESMSKSINFPLTKVYVVEGSKRSSHSNAYFYGFFKNKRIVLFDTLMEDYSPLNKDGEPENVPAEETDTPTEAKAKPKNKKQGCNNPEVLAVLGHELGHWKLGHTVKNIVISQMNSFLCFFLFAVLIGRKELFIAFGFYDSQPTLIGLMIIFQFIFSPYNEVLSFCLTVLSRRFEFQADAFARGMGRASELYSALIKLNKDNLGFPVADWLFSMWHYSHPPLLERLRALGGTKQD; translated from the exons ATGGAAACGATACTTGACCTACCAATCGAAAATAAGATATTTTATGCTGTTCTGGTGTTCTCGTGGACGGTTTATCTATGGGAGGCCTACCTTGCGTACAGACAG CGAAGGATATACAGGTCGACCATGCACGTGCCACAAGAGTTGGGGAAGATCATGGACACAGATACCTTTGAGAAGTCACGTCTTTATCAACTGGACAAGAGCAACTTCAGTTTCTGGTCTGGACTATATTCAGAAACTGAGGGGACG CTGATCCTGCTCCTTGGTGGAATCCCTTTCCTTTGGAAAGTTGCTGGGACTGTGACTGCTCGTTTTGGATTGGGCCCAGAGTATGAA ATCTTCCAGTCTCTTTCGTTTCTGATGCTTGCGACACTGTTCAGTGCCTTCACTGGTCTTCCCTGGAGTATCTACAACACCTTTGTCATTGAGGAGAAGCATGGCTTCAACCAGCAG ACGCTGGGGTTCTTCCTGAAGGATGCTGTGAAGAAGTTTATTGTGACCCAGTGTATCTTGTTGCCAGTGACCTCACTGCTCCTCTACATCATCAAGATTGGTGGAGACTTCTTCTTCATCTACGCCTGGCTCTTCACACTGGGGGTCTCTCTG GTGCTGGTGACCATCTATGCTGACTACATTGCTCCCCTATTTGACAAGTTTACCCCTTTGCCAGAGGGCGAGCTGAAGGAAGAGATTGAGAGCATGTCCAAGTCTATCAATTTCCCCCTCACTAAGGTCTATGTAGTAGAAG GTTCCAAGCGCTCCTCCCACAGTAACGCTTACTTCTATGGGTTCTTCAAGAACAAGCGCATAGTGTTGTTCGACACCCTGATGGAGGACTACTCTCCCCTCAACAAGGACGGAGAGCCAGAGAATGTGCCTGCAGAGGAGACTGACACACCAACTGAGGCCAAAGCCAAGCCCAAG AACAAGAAGCAAGGCTGCAACAACCCAGAGGTCTTGGCCGTATTGGGCCACGAGCTTGGCCACTGGAAGTTGGGCCACACTGTGAAGAACATTGTCATCAGTCAG ATGAACTCCTTCCTGTGCTTTTTCCTCTTTGCTGTGTTGATTGGACGAAAGGAGCTATTCATAGCCTTTGGTTTCTATGACAGCCAGCCCACATTGATTGGTTTGATGATCATATTCCAGTTCATCTTCTCCCCATATAATGAG GTCCTGTCCTTCTGTCTGACTGTCTTGAGCCGCAGGTTTGAGTTCCAGGCAGACGCCTTTGCGCGGGGCATGGGCCGAGCCTCAGAGCTCTACTCCGCCCTCATCAAGCTCAACAAAGACAACCTGGGCTTCCCTGTGGCCGACTGGCTCTTCTCCATGTGGCACTACTCCCACCCTCCCCTCCTGGAGCGCCTACGGGCCCTGGGCGGCACCAAGCAGGACTGA